Proteins co-encoded in one Setaria viridis chromosome 9, Setaria_viridis_v4.0, whole genome shotgun sequence genomic window:
- the LOC117840401 gene encoding uncharacterized protein — MRPAAAAAAATATAAALRLRAAAASLSSPPAALFTPCRAAIVLPPLRRFCSPAPPCASAAPDSQPPPRLPSPVMDAQFESFRAQLDESSTLRDRIRAVVSEIESASRVATAALLLVHQPVPLEDVLGKAKAQVEVIKGLYAQLAEVLKECPGQYYRYHGDWRSETQAVVSMLAFMHWLETDGLLMHTDAQEKLGLSSGEFCLDVEDYLTGLCFMSNEFPRFVVNRVTAGDYDCPRKVLSFLTDLHASFRMLNLRNDFLRKKFDGMKYDLRRVEEVYYDVKIRGLVPAEPKQEAAQS, encoded by the exons ATGAGacccgcagccgccgcagcagcagccaccgccaccgcggccgcgctccgcctccgcgccgccgccgcttccctcTCGTCCCCACCCGCCGCCCTCTTCACTCCCTGCCGAGCCGCCATCGTCCTGCCCCCTCTGCGCCGCTTCTGCTCCCCCGCCCCTCcctgcgcctccgccgcccccgactCCCAGCCCCCGCCGCGGCTGCCCTCTCCCGTCATGGACGCGCAGTTTGAGTCCTTCCGCGCGCAGCTCGACGAGTCGTCCACCCTCCGCGACCGCATCCGCGCCGTCGTCTCCGAGATCGAGTCCGCCTCccgcgtcgccaccgccgcgctcCTTCTCGTCCACCAGCCCGTCCCCCTCGAAG ATGTGCTCGGGAAGGCCAAGGCGCAGGTGGAGGTGATCAAGGGGCTGTACGCGCAGCTGGCGGAAGTCCTCAAGGAGTGCCCCGGCCAGTACTACAG GTACCATGGTGATTGGAGGTCCGAGACGCAGGCAGTGGTGTCGATGCTTGCGTTCATGCACTGGCTGGAGACTGACGGTCTACTAATGCACACTGATGCCCAGGAGAAGCTAGGGT TGAGCTCTGGGGAGTTTTGCCTTGATGTTGAGGACTATCTGACAG GATTGTGCTTCATGTCCAATGAGTTT CCTAGATTTGTTGTAAATCGCGTCACTGCTGGAGACTACGACTGCCCAAGAAAGGTTCTGAGCTTCTTGACTGACCTGCATGCATCGTTTAGGATGTTGAACCTGCGCAATGACTTCTTGCGTAAGAAATTTGATG GGATGAAGTATGATTtgaggagggtggaggaggtctACTATGACGTGAAGATCCGAGGACTTGTACCTGCGGAGCCAAAACAAGAGGCGGCTCAGTCGTAG